The DNA region CGCATGCGCCGCTGCTCGACTTGCGGGTGCTGGCCAACGGCCGCTACGTGGTGACGTTGCTCATCTCGAGCATCATCACCATCAGCCTCTATTCGGGCGCGTTCCTCATCCCGTTGTTCCTCCAGGAAATCCAGGGTGTGACGCCGCTGAAGACGGGGTTGATTCTTCTCCCGGCCTCCCTGTCCATGGCGCTCCTGATGCCCCTGGTCGGACGCATGTACGGCAAGCTCGGGCCGAGCACGCTCATGACGGCGGGCGTCCTGTTGATTGCGGGTGGCACATATGCCTTGAGCCGCCTGACGCCGGACGTCTCCCACACCTACGTGCTGATGTGGATGCTGGTCCGGAACGTGGGCATCTCGCTCTCCATCATGCCGGCCAGCAACGCGGGCATGGAGCAGCTCTCCCGGGAGCTGAGTGGCCACGCCTCGTCTATCAGCAACTGGCTGCGAAACGTGTTCGGGGCCTTCTCGATTGCCATCTTCACGTCGCTCCTCTCCAGCTTCGCGGCCCGGGAGGCGCAGGTGCTCGCGCGGGAGGGGATGACGGAGCGTCGTGACATCGAGTTGCTCTCATTCGTGACGGGCATCAACCAGGTGTACCTGGTGGCGACTGTCATCGCCCTGGTGGCCGTGCCCTTGAGTCTGATGGTCCGGAAGTACGTGAGCGGGCTGGAAGCCTCCCGGGGCGCTCGCTAGCGGGCGCGGCGGCTTTCACGCACCTGGGGCCACCAGTCCCGAGATGTCGCGTGTGATTCGCCCTTCCTGGATGGACGTGTAGCCGCCCACGGTTCCGGTTACGCTGTGCTTTGCATGAAGTACGCCTTCGTTTTCGCCATGGCTGCCGTGTTGATTGCCTTCCTGGCCCTGCGACTGGGCGGCGTCGCGTGGCTTCTGTTGTGGCCTGGGGTGAGCTTCATCCTGGTGGCACTCGCCTACGCTGGACTGGGCGAACACGCTTTCGGCAAGCGCGTGGACGGGCGGATGCAGCCCTGGGCAATCATCTTGCTCCTGCCTTATCTCTTGCTGACATGGGGCGCCTGGCATCTGGTTCGATGGCTGTCGCGAGAGCGTGCGTTCGACGAAGTGGTGCCAGGCGTTTTCATTGGAAGACGCTTGTTGGCGGGAGAGCTTCCCGACGGCATCGTGACCGTGCTCGATCTGACGTCTGAGTTCGTCGAACCGGAAGGAATTCGTCGCGCGGGCCGGTATGTCTCCCTGCCCATCCTTGATGCTTCGATTCTGCCCGTAGCGAGAGTGACCCCTGTCCTGCGTGAGCTGGCTGTCGGACCTGATGCGCTCTACATCCACTGTGCGCAAGGGCATGGACGCACCGGGATGATTGCGGCCGCGCTCCTCATTGCCCGAGGTGATGCGTTGGATGCGTCGACCGCGCTCTCGATGGTGCAGCGCGCGCGGCCCGCGGTGCGACTCTCTGCGACGCAATCGCGGGCCCTTGCGGAGCTGGCCACGGCGCTTCTCGCGGCGCGGCAGGGCGCTGGCGCTGCTCTCCCCTGAGTTGACCGATTTGACGGGCGCAAATCCAATGGCGGTGACGGTGCCGGCGACGGCCTCGGCGCTGGCGGCCCTGCTGGTCCGCCTGGCGCCGCGTGCCCGCGTGGCCCACTGACGCGAGTGGCGCATGGGCGCATCACGTCGCGCTTTGTGCTCCCGCGCGTCCCAGCCGCTGAGCGAAGAAGGCGAGGATTTCGTCTCGCGCCGCGCGAGTGGGCTCTCCCTCCGCGTCGATGAGATGGGCCGTCACGACGCTGTGGGCGCACCCGACGACTTCCGCGAAGAAGGGGGGCGGCGTCGGGTTCGCGGCGGACGTAGGCAGCACTCGGGGAACGAAGCGCTTTCCGAGCGCGGCCGTATATGCCTGGAATCGCTGCGCCGTGCAGAATCGGTCTCCCTCGAACCGATAGGCGAGCACCGTCAGGTCGTCACGTTCGAGGCGCTCCTTCACGGCGGCAAGCTCGTCAGGCGCCAGTTGAATCGCGCCGGTGTCGCTCAGGGGCAGCGACGGCTGACACATGACGGGAGCGAGCATCGCGGGTTCGAGCATCATGGAGAGCGCGAAGTTCCCCGTGAAGCACATCCCAATCGCGCCGACCCCCGGACCGCCACACTCCTCATGTGCGAGGCGTGCCAGGGCACGCAGCCACTGCGTCACGGGGCTCGACTCATTCGCCGCGAACGCTCGGAACTCCGCGCTCACGCAGGCGCGTTGCATGATGGCACGCCCCTCCTCCGCGCGAGGGTAGGCACCGTCCCTGCCGAAGAGGGAAGGCATGTAGACAGTGAAGCCCGCGTCGCGGACCCAACGCGCGAAGCGGGCGACGTGCGGGCTGATGCCTGGCATCTCGGCCATGACGATGACGGCGGGGCCGTGGCCGGCGACGTAGACCGTTCGCATGGCGTCGTTGAGGGTGAGGGGCCGCCGGGTGAAGTCATCGAGAGGGTCGTCGGCCGTGGAGTCAGGTGTGGATGGGCGCATGCCTGGACGATGCGGGAAGTCCATCCTCCGCGGCCAGTGGCGAGATTGACAATGAACGGGCTATTCTTGCCACTGTGATTACGCATGTGGTGTTCGATGGCGTGGCAGAGGGCTCGCTGGGCGTGGGGCTCGATGTGGTCGACACGGCCGCGCGACTCGTCGAGGCAGGGCTCGCCTCGGTTCCCCGGGGTGCCCAGGTCTTGCGTCAGCGGGTGGTGTCGCTCGATGGTCAGCCGGTGCGCTCGGGCACGGGACGCACCGTCTCCGTGGACGGCGCGCTGAGCCTCCGAAGTGTGAAGGCTGGAGACGTGTTGCTGGTCCCTGGGCTCTCCGCGGCCAGCGAGCGCGCCATCGAACAGTTGCTCTCTCGGGCCGATGCGGCGCGTGGCATCACGTTGCTCGCGCGTGTGGCGGCGAAGGGCGCCATGGTCGCGGCCTCGTGCTCCGCGACCTTCGTCCTCGCGGCGTCCGGCCTCCTCGCGGGGCGGAGCGCGACGACGACCTGGTGGCTCGTCCCTTCGTTCGTGCGTCGCTTCCCCGAGGTCGCCCTCCAGCCGGACCGGATGGTTGTCGAGAGCGACGGCGTCCTCACCGCGGGCTCGGCCTTCGCGCATGCGGACCTGGTGCTGGCCATCGTCGCGCGGGTCGCGAGCCCATCACTCGCGCACCTGGTGGCCCGCTACCTCGTGCTCGACGAGCGTGTCTCACAGGCCAGGTACATGGTGATGGAGCACCTCCGCGTCTCGGACCCAGCGCTTCGTGCCGTGGAGCAATTCGTCGCCGCGAATCTGGGCCGGCAACTGACGCTCGATGAACTCGCCCGGGCCGGTGCCACCTCCTCGCGCACGCTCGCGCGGCGGGTGCAGGCGGGGCTGGGCATGACGCCGCTCGAGTTCGTGCAGCGGGTGCGCGTGGCTCACGCCTCCCACCTGCTCGAGACGACCCATGCGTCGGTCGAAGATGTCGCTGCCCGGGTGGGGTATGCCGACACCGCTGCGTTCCGCCGCGTGTTCCGGCGGTACGTCGGAGAGACGCCACGAGGAAGGCGCGGCAACTCGCGCTCCCGGCGCTCACCGCTGAACGCGCGCGATTCACCGGCGCCATGAGGGCTTTCGCAGAGATGTCTTGCCCCAGCGCAGCGGGGCTGGCAGCGCAAACGCAGACGCCCCTTTGACCTTCCCGTCAACGGTGCGCTAATAGCTGCCAGACAATGAACTCAAGAATAAGCAGTATGACTGGGGTATGGGCAGCGGTGCTTGGCGCGCTCTTGCTCACGGGATGCACGAAGGATGGCACGCCGGAAGCCGGCACGGGGGCCGCGCTGCGGGCTGTGACCTCGCCGGTGACTGTGTCAGAGGCGGTGGCCATCACCAGCCAAGGCATGACGCAGAACGGCTCGGCACATCGCAATCAGGTGCTGCTCGGGGTGTTCCAGACCGAGGACTATGAGGTTCAGGCCTTGTTGCGCTTCCCGCAGACGGGCGTGCCGGCTGGGGCGGTGGTTCAGAGCGCGACGCTGCGTTTCGCGGTGGAGACCTACACCAGCGACTTCTCGATTCGAGGCGCATATGTGCAGGCGCCCTGGAACCTGGGGGCCAACGGACTGGGATGGCAGTTCCGCGACGATGGGCTGGAGTGGGACCGGCTGGGGGCGGCCGGGCAGGGGACGGACCTGGTCGCCGGTTCGTCGTTCGAGGTCTCCACGTTTCCGGGCACGGTGAGCGTGCACGACGTGCCACTCGACGTGGCGGTGGTGCAGTCGTGGGTCGACGACCCGTCGACCAACCAGGGCGTGATGTTGGCGAACTCGAGGATTGGGAAGGTGGCCAAGGTCTTCACCAGCCTGGCCACCCAGCCGGAGCGTCGGCCGCTCCTCACCATTGAGTACACCGCGCCTGCGCCGCGCAGCGATACCACGCCTCCGTCCGTTGCAATCACGGCGCCCGCGGCGGGCGCGACGGTGCAGGGCGTGGTCGGCATCACCGTGGACGCGAGCGACGACGTCGGCGTGGTCGGCGTGCAGCTGCGCATCGACGGCCGTAACCTCGACTCGACGCAGCTCGACACCCGCCTGTTCCGCAATGGAAACCATGTGTTGACCGCGCACGCGCGCGACGCCGCTGGCAACCTCACCACCTCGGCGCCGATCCTCGTCACCGTCGCCAACGCTGTTGTCGACACCACGCCTCCCGAGGTGCAGGTGACCGCGCCCGTTGCGGGAGAGGCGGTCAGTGGTCCCTTCACGGTGCGGATGAGCGCGAGCGACAACGTGGGCGTCACCCGGGTCCACGTCGAGCTCGACGGCGTTCAGGTCGGCTCGCCGGACATGGCCGCACCCTGGTCGGTGACGCTCGACACCGAGGCGCTCCAGCCCTATGGGCTCAGGCAGTTGACCGCGGTGGCTCGTGATGCCGCTGGCAATGTCACCGTCTCCGCGCCGGTCTCCGTCAACGTGAGCGCGCCACCTCCCGACGTCACGCCGCCCCAGGTCCAAATCGTCGCGCCCGAGAGCGGCGTGACGGTGGGCGGTACCCTCCAAGTCAGGGTCGACGCCCATGACAATGTGAGGATTGCGGGCGTGCAGTTGCAGGTGAACGGACAGGACTTCGGGCGCGAAGACCTCAGCTATCCCTATTGGATCAACGTCTCCACCACCCTGCTGGGGGACGGCACCTTCCCGATGACGGCGGTGGCGCGGGACCGCGCCGGCAACCGGACCACCTCGGCGCCAGTCATGTTGACCATCGCCAACGGGCCGCCCGTGGTGCTCGATATCCCGGTGGCGCATCCTCGGGTGTGGTTCACGGCGGACCGGCTGGCCCGGGCCCAGGCGTACTTCGCGCAGAACCCGTACACGCCCGTCGCGAACGTACAAGCGCCCGAGCAGGCCATCGATGCGGCAATGCACTCGCTGCTCACCGGCACCCCGGCGTCGTGCCGCGCCGCGATTGACTGGGCGGTGCGCACCGAGATTCCCATCTCCGAGAACACGGTGTCGAGCGATCCGGCCCGCTGGTACGGCGAGGCGGCCATCCTCACCTACGACTGGTGTTTCGCCCACCTGCTTCCGGCGGAGCGCACGCTCCTGATCAACCGGTGGAACGTCGCCATCGAGTCGCTCAACGACAATCCGTGGGGCGGCATCGGCATGGAGGGCAACAACTACTACACGGGGTACTTCCGCAACTCGCTCCTGTGGGCCATTGCCAGCTGGCATGAAAACCAGCCGTTCGCCAACGAGCTCCTGCAGTACGCGATGAAATCACGCTGGGCCTTCTCGCTGCGGCCCTATCTGGATGGGCCGGCGGCGGGTGGCGCACCGCACGAGGGCTCAACCTACGGCCGCCGGACGTTCGGCTACATGACGGTGCCGTTCACCACGCTGGGCCTGTATGGCCACGACATGTGGAACCAGACCGACTACTTCATGGCGTCGGTCTTCTGGTCCATCTACTCGACCACGCCGGGGCCCAGCCGGAGGGGCCAATTCCAGCTGTTCGAGACCTTCCCATTCAATGACGACGAGCGCTGGCTGAACCGGTGGAATCCCAGCAACACCGCGCAGACGTTGCTGGGCAGCTACTTCGCCCCGCTCATCGGGGAGTGGTCGGACCAGCCCATCGCGGGTTATGCCAAGCGCTTCCTGGAGCTCACCGGCCATCCGATTGACGACCGGCTCATCCGGTACGTCTACAGCGACACGCTGGCGGCGGTGCCGTCTCGTGACCTCGCGGAGCTGCCGCTCGACTACCACGCACCTGGACTGGGCATGGTGTACGCCAAGACGGCGTGGGCGCCCGACGCGACCCTGGTCAACCTGCAGTTCGGTGTGACGGCCAACGCGGGCCATGAGCACCGCGACTCCGGCAACTTCCAGGTGTGGCGCGCGGGCGAGTTCCTGACCCGCGAGACGGTGGGCTACGCCAACTCCATCGTCGGATACGCCGGTGGCGCGGCGGTCGACTGTGCGTCACCCG from Myxococcus xanthus includes:
- a CDS encoding GlxA family transcriptional regulator is translated as MITHVVFDGVAEGSLGVGLDVVDTAARLVEAGLASVPRGAQVLRQRVVSLDGQPVRSGTGRTVSVDGALSLRSVKAGDVLLVPGLSAASERAIEQLLSRADAARGITLLARVAAKGAMVAASCSATFVLAASGLLAGRSATTTWWLVPSFVRRFPEVALQPDRMVVESDGVLTAGSAFAHADLVLAIVARVASPSLAHLVARYLVLDERVSQARYMVMEHLRVSDPALRAVEQFVAANLGRQLTLDELARAGATSSRTLARRVQAGLGMTPLEFVQRVRVAHASHLLETTHASVEDVAARVGYADTAAFRRVFRRYVGETPRGRRGNSRSRRSPLNARDSPAP
- a CDS encoding phosphatase domain-containing protein, with the translated sequence MKYAFVFAMAAVLIAFLALRLGGVAWLLLWPGVSFILVALAYAGLGEHAFGKRVDGRMQPWAIILLLPYLLLTWGAWHLVRWLSRERAFDEVVPGVFIGRRLLAGELPDGIVTVLDLTSEFVEPEGIRRAGRYVSLPILDASILPVARVTPVLRELAVGPDALYIHCAQGHGRTGMIAAALLIARGDALDASTALSMVQRARPAVRLSATQSRALAELATALLAARQGAGAALP
- a CDS encoding Ig-like domain-containing protein, producing the protein MTGVWAAVLGALLLTGCTKDGTPEAGTGAALRAVTSPVTVSEAVAITSQGMTQNGSAHRNQVLLGVFQTEDYEVQALLRFPQTGVPAGAVVQSATLRFAVETYTSDFSIRGAYVQAPWNLGANGLGWQFRDDGLEWDRLGAAGQGTDLVAGSSFEVSTFPGTVSVHDVPLDVAVVQSWVDDPSTNQGVMLANSRIGKVAKVFTSLATQPERRPLLTIEYTAPAPRSDTTPPSVAITAPAAGATVQGVVGITVDASDDVGVVGVQLRIDGRNLDSTQLDTRLFRNGNHVLTAHARDAAGNLTTSAPILVTVANAVVDTTPPEVQVTAPVAGEAVSGPFTVRMSASDNVGVTRVHVELDGVQVGSPDMAAPWSVTLDTEALQPYGLRQLTAVARDAAGNVTVSAPVSVNVSAPPPDVTPPQVQIVAPESGVTVGGTLQVRVDAHDNVRIAGVQLQVNGQDFGREDLSYPYWINVSTTLLGDGTFPMTAVARDRAGNRTTSAPVMLTIANGPPVVLDIPVAHPRVWFTADRLARAQAYFAQNPYTPVANVQAPEQAIDAAMHSLLTGTPASCRAAIDWAVRTEIPISENTVSSDPARWYGEAAILTYDWCFAHLLPAERTLLINRWNVAIESLNDNPWGGIGMEGNNYYTGYFRNSLLWAIASWHENQPFANELLQYAMKSRWAFSLRPYLDGPAAGGAPHEGSTYGRRTFGYMTVPFTTLGLYGHDMWNQTDYFMASVFWSIYSTTPGPSRRGQFQLFETFPFNDDERWLNRWNPSNTAQTLLGSYFAPLIGEWSDQPIAGYAKRFLELTGHPIDDRLIRYVYSDTLAAVPSRDLAELPLDYHAPGLGMVYAKTAWAPDATLVNLQFGVTANAGHEHRDSGNFQVWRAGEFLTRETVGYANSIVGYAGGAAVDCASPVAHNTLLFEGLGTVGYYHHAPQMLRLESSSVASYAAVDLTGVYDLNAEWAHREAEVGNPHAGRVVRETLFVRPLDTLIVFDRLESARDDASVAKTFLIHFPEQPVLMGNTWSANSGGQQLRVSTLVPANPVRRIVDERGPVRGDGTYPYPVGQFRGEIETHGQVVSHFLNVVQAKDVADSSALQLTLDETATAYSVTLSHPTRGSAVVRFEKGIESTGGSFGYAASGAVTPAPLRAGVQAMTVTPSGPVWGP
- a CDS encoding dienelactone hydrolase family protein, with translation MRPSTPDSTADDPLDDFTRRPLTLNDAMRTVYVAGHGPAVIVMAEMPGISPHVARFARWVRDAGFTVYMPSLFGRDGAYPRAEEGRAIMQRACVSAEFRAFAANESSPVTQWLRALARLAHEECGGPGVGAIGMCFTGNFALSMMLEPAMLAPVMCQPSLPLSDTGAIQLAPDELAAVKERLERDDLTVLAYRFEGDRFCTAQRFQAYTAALGKRFVPRVLPTSAANPTPPPFFAEVVGCAHSVVTAHLIDAEGEPTRAARDEILAFFAQRLGRAGAQSAT